The sequence ttttacgccgcactcagcaatattccagctatatggcaactgtctgtaaataatcgagtctggaccagacaatccagtgatcaacaacatgagcatcgatctgcgcaattgggaaccgatgacacgtgtcaaccaagtcagcgagcctgaccacccgatcccgttagtcgcctcgtacgacaagctgagtcgccttttatggcaagcatgggttgctgaaggcctattctaccccgggtagaccttcacgggtcatttgtTGAGTTACTCAATGTGCCATTACCGTATACAGTAGTTTTCACATCGCATGCTTGAATAAAGAAATACACCGTTCTTCCTAAATTTTGATATTTCCGACACGTTAAATGGCGGTGAATGCCGTCTTCGTTATTATCAGCATTTGAACACCTGGATGTTTCCgatatatactctttaaaaaagtaggagGACTTtgctttcaatgtacgattgtcgaaactgGGACATAtgtgggattgaatcaatgttgatacaataataatggatgttttgagaatgcatcaccacatggatttcattcacaGCAAAgatgttcgttcagttatcccccttgttaggtgactggagtatgacatgaaaatttcaggttgacattattcagtcagtagtgtgtgatttgactcTGGAAACCCCGAttatgcacagatgcaagagaATTATTGGAAAAACTTGTCTACAaggatttatcgacctgcctgaaaaacatcACGATttataatgacaccccatgcacgtgtaggagtctcccacgttgtgcacgtgcttccatGCATTGTGTTGGCGTGTGGTGATAaagtgaaatgatgctgcatacacaagatgaatgtcattgtaacggcATTTTCTTCATCATTTTATTATGCCTTATACCTGCAGCTTTCATAACCTAAAGCTAAAGTAAATATTGATGATAGTGTTTTTCTCATAAGAGTACCTAATTATTGACGTCTTTTGTTCAAACGCATGCCTCAATGCCTGGAAAACATTTTATGAACAGGAGAAAGTTTCAGGGAAGTAGTATTTCTGAAAGTAACAACAACAAAGTAATTAATTTGGTAATTattaagaaaatgaaataatagTTGGTTACAAATTGCGAATCGAATCGAATAACGTCATCACAACGCTGACCTGGAAAAGTTTTAATTGTGTTCCTTTAAGGTTGTAAGCAGATGGTTCTTGAAGTTCTATCGATGGCATTGATTACTCGGAAGATGTTACTGTTTTACTGCTTAACCATAAGCCAAAAGTACGTTTGATAGCATGCGAATCTTATGACATAAACGAGTGATCGTTATTGTATAATGGGAGTTAATCCTCTTGTGGAGCCGCGATGGCTGACATGTAAAACCAGGATGCAGATTTTGCTTTGTTCTCCCTCCGCACAATGACACAGATAGTTTTTGGACAGGAAGGTACTGTCGTTGCCAAGACCATCCACACGCATTACGGTATTCCTTATGCCAGACACCCAGATCTCAAATTCAAGTACCCACAACCAACTGACTCTTGGATACCGAAAGTCAAGGACGCTCGTTCAGTGAAACCATCTTGCCATCAAGCagagcaacaacatgagcaccgatctgcgcaattggatgacatgtgtcaaccaagtcagcgagcctgaccagcctaacccgttagtcgcctcttacgacaagcatagtcgccttttatggtaagcatgggttgctgaagggttGTTCTAACcgggggccttcacgggtcgattaCTGTGTGGACATGGCATACACATAAAAATTGTCAATGGAATGACTACCCcagggccttcacgggtctattctaccccagagccttcacgggtctgttctACTCcagggccttcacgggtctgttctaccccagagccttcacgggtctgttctaccccagagccttcacgggtctgttctaccccagggccttcacgggtctgttctaccccagggccttcacgggtctgttctaccccagggccttcacgggtctgttctaccccagggccttcacgggtctgttctaccccagggccttcacgggtctgttctaccccagagccttcacgggtctgttctaccccagggccttcacgggtctgttctaccccagagccttcacgggtctgttctaccccagggccttcacgggtctgttctaccccagggccttcacgggtcacgtGCCTTTGGATAATGACCACTTCCTAGATGACACTGTGTAATCATAACCTGTGGAGCATATCCAGAGGCAAATATTTGAATTCCAGTTTGTGTACGTCTCATGGTGTACGTCTCAGATTATCAGATTGCTATAGATGGCGCATTATTGAtatgaacagaacagaacagaaatttTATTCTCAAAAATCACATATcgtgacacagagaacatacagcAATTTCATACATAAAATTACTTAAAACATAGAGCAAAGCCCAGTTTTGATAAATTTGGCAATGTTACAGTTAAGTGGTGGATAGTCACATTTCATTAGATACACAAATTTTTCAGTACTGGGATGCTTACAGAAATATTGAGGAAGAAATTGATGTCTGAAGGTATTGAGTGCTGGGCAGTATAATAAAAAGTGAAGTTCGTCACAGACAGACGTCGAAGATGCAGAAAGATGGCAGGTTCTATTACACCGTTCGGTGCCGTACCAGCGTCCTGTTTCAATGGGCAACCTGTGgtttgaagttctgaatttaGTCAACCAGCGTCTATAGTAATAGGGTAGTTGTAACAAGTAAGGTTCTAAAAATAGAGAATGCTTATACATTACATAGTAATAACCTTTCGACGAATCCACAGCAGAGCGCCACCATAATTGCTTAAACTGATCAATATGAGTGAGATGAACATTATTTTTAAGCCAAACAATGCTAGGTACAGACTGGCTGAGCCAGATATAATACAACCCCGTATCCTGAAGGATACGCTTGACACTTGATAACAAAGGGAAATTAAAATCAGCATTTACGGAATATAGATTGTACATGACATGGTAAAAGATAGTATTTAATTTGTTATTACAACTTAACATTTTGGTCCAGTTTGATATAATTCTAACTTTAACGGATATACTGATGGGGTATCTACCTAATTCACCGTATATCATAAAATCTGGAGTTGATTGTTTCACATTCAGAAtagatttacaaaatttaagatGGACACGTTCGATCATGGCAACATTTTCAAATCCCCACACTTCTGCACCATAGAGAAGAATTGGTTTAACAAGATTATCAAATAATTCCAATTGGCAGTCTATCGGCATGTCAAGTTGGCGAATGCTTTTGAAGATGGTAAACATTGCCTTATTGGCTTGTACAGAAATACGTTTGATCGCTTTAACGAACCGTCCATTACCAGTGAAAAGTACACcaagatatatatattcattagaGATGTCAATAGTTGTACCATTTAAcgtaaaattgtatttcttctTACAATAtccttttgaaaatataacaacCTTTGTTTTTTCTAAATTCACACTAAGTTTCCATTTTTTACAATATTGGTCAAAAGCATTCAAAGAATTCTGCAACCCATCACTTGTTTCAGCTAAAATGACCGTATCGTCGGCGTAAAGTAATattaacagtttcatgaaaataccAATCTGGTCCTCAATAAGCTTATTTACATGTTCGAGGCCAGTTACATCATGTTCATAGAGGAAACACTCAAGATCATTTATGTACAAGGCAAAAAGGAAGGGAGATAGATTTTCACCCTGTCTGACACCGCTCTTACATGGGAAGGCATTAGTTACAACATCAGAATGTACAACTCTTGATTTTATACGCTCATACATATTCTTTatgatacagaaacattttcCATTGATATTACTTTGAATTAATTTATACCAAAGGCCACTTCTCCAAACAATATCAAAAGCTTTACTGAAATCCACGAAAACACAgaacaatttctttttaaaattttgataaatgtCAATTAGtgatttcagaaaataaatttgaTCCATCGTAGAATATTTGCTTCTAAAGCCAGCTTGAGCCTTACTGATTAAGTCAAATTTGTCTGAATACTTTTGCAGTCTTGCACTTAAGATGGAAGTGAAAAGCTTTCCTAAACAACTTAACAAAGAGATTCCCCTGTAGTTACATGGTTCCGCAGGGTTCCCTTTATTTTTGTAGATTGGCTTTATGTAACCAACAAGCCTAGCTTCAGGCATTACACCATTGTTAAACACGCAATTGAAAAGTTTCATATATACAGGCATTAAAACATGAGTGGTTGCTTTTATATACTCATTGTATATGTTGTCTACACCACAAGCCTTGTTGTTACGTAACTTGCTTGTAGCTGACAGAATCTCTTCTTCAGTTATGTCACAGTCAAGTTCCTCGTTAACAGGCAAATCATTCACATCCAAGCTAATATCCTCATACTCACATTCATTCAACtctttaaaatattcatataattTATCTACAGCAATTATAGGCTTTTCGGGCTTATTATTAAAAGATTTTAGCAACTTCCAAAACTCTTTAGGGTTTTTATCTTTTGTATCCCGGAGAGTATTTGTACACTTGAGCTTATAATTTTTATAAGATTTTTTCAGGATTTTACTGTATCGTTTACTAGATTGTAAAAAAGCCGATCTATTCTCGACACAATTCAGTTTACCATATTGCTTTTTGCAGTTATGATACTTTTTACGTGCCAGTTTGCATTCctgattaaaccatggtttggaaTTTGTTTTGGATATATTACGTTTCTTTTTACTTCCCAAAGTAGCCATTGCTGCAGCAATTAGTTTGTCATTGACAAGATTGGTAGCAATATTAATACATTCCTCAGCATCGTTCACATCCAGTGCATCGATTCTCTTACAAATATCTTCTATAAACGTCTGGTCAAAATGTTGTACAAACGCATCTTGATTAACTGGATCCCACTTTTTAACAGTACGTTTAGTCCTTTCGGTCAAGTTGGAGACCGGGAATTTGGAAGTAACTCTATCACAACGGTATGTTGTGCATGAAAAAGTTATGCATGAATGTACATCGGAGTAACAAGGATCAAATTCACACACTTTGAATTCCGTGATATGCAAAGCCCAGGTTTGTCCTCCAAAGCtaagaaagggacagccaggtgagCGAGAAAGATGGAGGCGggttaatgaatcaataactttgtcggcacatgtgcacgtgcttctcgaacacgTGGCTGTGCCTTTCACCTACCTGTCTACCTATCTACCTTTCTACCAATCCGCACACCTACCTACCTCTACATCCACCCACCTACCCACACACATACGGtgacatacctacctacctacctacctacctccaCCTACCCATCCACCTTCCTACttatctacctacctacccatcCACACACACTAAggctttggtccaaattttctacccgGGTACCCCGCCCCTGCTACCCTACCCTGTCCGTATACCCGTTacgttaattcctgacatcaaatttgcaagAAATGGTAATATCTGCATCAACAAGGAGGATAAAATTTCGAAATGAAACGAAATGACAATCAATTATGTCTAAATTTCCAAAGACGATACaaccttttaatcatgaaagaataacatgaTAACCATGAAAGGATAGATTATTTAATCTATTTatcagtcacatgatcatagCGGGTCCAGCTCATTACCCTATTATCCCAGGCAACCGGGTTATCCGTTGAAACAGCACTACTACCTACCTACAACACCCATCCACCTACCCACCTAACTacccacctacctacccaccgacctacccacctacctacctacccacctacctGCCCACCTATCCTCCAACTCATGCCACCTAGCCATCGAATAATATAATTATGCACAAAcacccacccacctacccacccacATACGCtgacatacctacctacctccaCCTACCCACCTATCTACCTACCAATCCAACcgcctacctacctacctacctacctacctacctacctacctacctacatctACATTCACCCATTTACCTAACTGCCCACGTACATTCCAACCTCACCTACCTCGACATCCACCCATCCACCAGCtcacctacctacccacctacccTCCAACTTGTACCACATATCCATCGAATAATATAATTATGCACAAACATTGGAAAATTCAAGAAACCACTGAAATGAACCATTGCACTGAAATCCAAAACGAAAACGTAAACCAGGCATTAACAGAGACACTGCTGGGGTTCTCATCATTCCCCAGATGAAGGAAAGAAATATTCACCAGATCTCAAAATACCCTTCAAAATCTTCTTTACATTAACACAGTGGTACGGTTTGATGTGCGCATCTTATGACAGTGTCACCCGAACCTTTATGTGAGGAATAAAACTGCAATAAATGTGCGTATACTATACCGTATTATCCGAGAGAAAAGTTtataacgcatttatcttacCGACATGATTAACGTACAAAAtattatgttattttatttgAATATCGATAAACTCGCTACAGATtatgtgagagagtgaatgactttagttttacgccgcactcagcaatattccagctatatggcaactgtctgtaaataatcgagtctggaccagacaatccagtgatcaccaacatgagcatcgatctgagcaattaggaaccggtgacatgtg comes from Haliotis asinina isolate JCU_RB_2024 chromosome 13, JCU_Hal_asi_v2, whole genome shotgun sequence and encodes:
- the LOC137259466 gene encoding uncharacterized protein yields the protein MYERIKSRVVHSDVVTNAFPCKSGVRQGENLSPFLFALYINDLECFLYEHDVTGLEHVNKLIEDQIGIFMKLLILLYADDTVILAETSDGLQNSLNAFDQYCKKWKLSVNLEKTKVVIFSKGYCKKKYNFTLNGTTIDISNEYIYLGVLFTGNGRFVKAIKRISVQANKAMFTIFKSIRQLDMPIDCQLELFDNLVKPILLYGAEVWGFENVAMIERVHLKFCKSILNVKQSTPDFMIYGELGRYPISISVKVRIISNWTKMLSCNNKLNTIFYHVMYNLYSVNADFNFPLLSSVKRILQDTGLYYIWLSQSVPSIVWLKNNVHLTHIDQFKQLWWRSAVDSSKGYYYVMYKHSLFLEPYLLQLPYYYRRWLTKFRTSNHRLPIETGRWYGTERCNRTCHLSASSTSVCDELHFLLYCPALNTFRHQFLPQYFCKHPSTEKFVYLMKCDYPPLNCNIAKFIKTGLCSMF